The following coding sequences are from one Gossypium raimondii isolate GPD5lz chromosome 4, ASM2569854v1, whole genome shotgun sequence window:
- the LOC105768054 gene encoding 29 kDa ribonucleoprotein A, chloroplastic yields the protein MSATSASSLILPSLKPKTISLPNPTPISLSPFSLSHRLHAKPLFSSALQSFTLLTKKSSSFPSNFVRNVSVSSEYGQEEGLFGSDDEEATSFSPDLKLFVGNLPFSVDSAQLAGLFGSAGNVQMVEVIYDKVTGRSRGFGFVTMSTTEEVEAAAQQFNGYELEGRALRVNSGPPPPRREEFSPRARGGSTMGASNRVYVGNLSWGVDDLALETLFSEQGKVVEAKVVYDRESGRSRGFGFVTYNSSEEVDSAVKTFNGVELDGRPIRVSVAESRPRRQF from the exons ATGTCTGCAACATCTGCTTCATCACTCATCCTCCCATCTCTCAAACCCAAAACCATATCGTTACCAAACCCAACTCCCATTTCACTGTCCCCCTTCTCTCTTTCCCACCGCCTCCATGCAAAGCCTCTCTTTTCTTCCGCTCTTCAAAGTTTCACGCTTTTAACAAAAAagtcttcttcttttccttctaaTTTTGTTAGAAACGTTTCCGTTTCATCTGAGTACGGTCAGGAAGAGGGTTTATTTGGTAGTGATGATGAAGAGGCTACTAGTTTCTCCCCTGACTTGAAACTTTTTGTGGGCAATCTTCCTTTTAGTGTGGATAGTGCTCAGCTTGCCGGTTTGTTTGGAAGTGCTGGAAATGTTCAGATGGTTGag GTGATTTATGACAAGGTAACTGGGAGAAGTAGGGGATTTGGTTTTGTAACCATGTCTACTACTGAGGAAGTGGAAGCTGCTGCTCAACAGTTCAATGGCTAT GAACTTGAAGGGAGAGCGTTGAGGGTAAACTCTGGACCACCTCCTCCTCGTAGGGAAGAATTTTCTCCTAGGGCGAGAGGTGGTTCAACCATGGGTGCTTCAAATCGTGTCTATGTTGGTAACCTTTCGTGGGGCGTTGATGATTTAGCACTGGAGACCTTGTTCAGTGAGCAAGGCAAGGTTGTGgaagcaaaagttgtttatgaCAGGGAAAGTGGTAGATCAAGGGGTTTTGGCTTTGTAACTTACAATTCTAGTGAAGAGGTGGATAGTGCTGTCAAAACATTTAATGGTGTT GAGTTGGATGGCAGACCAATTCGAGTCTCAGTGGCCGAGTCTAGGCCAAGGCGTCAATTTTGA